From the Burkholderia mayonis genome, one window contains:
- a CDS encoding sigma-54-dependent transcriptional regulator, with protein sequence MNTVPSPMPARVLIVNEPIFGSRLTELLRHAGLDAVSAQTGYAALRTLEQQRSDAVVLDDRLQDMSGLDLLHAIRRRTPQMPAVMLTDHPDVQGAICAMRDGVQDYISKSVDDDVLVRAVRTALTSGGGRSGEPSVAASLCESMGPSEAVARLVARIGLVAKSTFSVLILGESGAGKVLVARAIHRSSGRRAAPFVAIDCGAIPEQLLESELYGYEKGAFTGAAVAKSGKFSAANYGTLFLDEIANLPLASQAKLLRVIQERTLYRVGGNTPLPLDVRIVAATNEDIEQKALDGGFRRDLFFRLSEFVIHVPALRERRDDILYLARHFATQTCTELDKSPVTFSDATCERLLNHPWPGNVRQLRNTIRQAVLVAGDIVQPAHLNIASSGKHAAPAPEFGWEGLSLKEVVRRNIADIERRVIEQVLQATHGNKAQAARVLQVDYKTIHSKVKEYRIEFRGVDDEDQA encoded by the coding sequence ATGAATACGGTTCCAAGCCCGATGCCCGCGCGCGTGCTGATCGTCAACGAGCCGATTTTCGGCTCGCGGCTGACCGAGCTGCTACGCCACGCGGGCCTCGACGCCGTGTCCGCGCAAACCGGCTACGCGGCGCTGCGGACCCTGGAGCAACAGCGCTCCGACGCCGTGGTGCTCGACGACCGCCTGCAGGACATGAGCGGGCTGGACCTGCTGCACGCGATCCGGCGACGGACGCCGCAGATGCCGGCAGTGATGCTCACCGACCATCCGGACGTGCAGGGCGCCATCTGCGCGATGCGGGACGGCGTTCAGGACTACATCTCGAAGTCGGTCGACGACGACGTGCTGGTGCGCGCGGTCAGGACGGCGCTGACCAGCGGCGGCGGCCGGAGCGGCGAGCCGTCGGTCGCCGCCAGCCTGTGCGAAAGCATGGGGCCGAGCGAAGCCGTCGCCCGCCTGGTCGCCCGGATCGGGCTCGTGGCGAAGAGCACGTTTTCGGTCCTGATCCTGGGCGAAAGCGGCGCGGGCAAGGTACTGGTCGCGCGCGCGATCCATCGCAGCAGCGGGCGGCGCGCGGCGCCTTTCGTCGCGATCGATTGCGGCGCGATTCCGGAGCAACTGCTCGAATCGGAACTTTACGGCTACGAGAAAGGTGCGTTCACCGGCGCGGCCGTCGCCAAGTCCGGCAAGTTCTCGGCCGCGAACTACGGTACGCTGTTTCTCGACGAGATCGCCAATCTGCCGCTCGCGTCGCAAGCCAAGCTGCTGCGCGTGATCCAGGAGCGCACGCTGTATCGCGTGGGCGGCAACACACCGCTGCCGCTGGACGTGCGCATCGTCGCCGCCACCAACGAAGACATCGAGCAAAAGGCGCTCGATGGCGGCTTTCGCCGCGACCTCTTCTTCAGGCTGTCCGAATTCGTGATCCACGTCCCCGCGTTGCGCGAACGACGGGACGACATCCTTTACCTGGCGCGGCACTTCGCCACGCAAACCTGCACGGAATTGGACAAGTCCCCCGTCACGTTCTCCGACGCGACTTGCGAGCGCTTGTTGAATCACCCGTGGCCGGGCAACGTCCGGCAGCTACGCAACACGATCCGGCAAGCCGTCCTCGTCGCGGGCGACATCGTGCAGCCGGCTCATCTCAATATCGCCTCGTCCGGCAAGCATGCGGCGCCGGCGCCGGAATTCGGCTGGGAAGGACTGTCGCTGAAGGAAGTGGTACGACGCAATATCGCCGACATCGAACGGCGAGTGATCGAACAGGTGTTGCAGGCGACCCATGGCAACAAGGCCCAAGCGGCACGAGTCTTGCAAGTCGACTACAAGACCATCCATTCGAAGGTCAAGGAGTACCGCATCGAATTCCGAGGAGTCGACGATGAAGACCAAGCGTGA
- a CDS encoding gas vesicle protein: protein MPAELAERLSLCESLDRILNKGAVISAHVVVSVADVDLLYLHLRLLLTSVETALAGRAMPLEEESR from the coding sequence GTGCCGGCCGAGCTCGCCGAACGGCTGTCCCTGTGCGAGTCGCTGGACCGGATTCTGAACAAGGGCGCGGTGATTTCCGCCCACGTGGTCGTCTCGGTGGCTGACGTCGATCTGCTCTACTTGCATCTGCGCTTGCTCCTGACCTCGGTGGAAACCGCGTTGGCCGGCCGCGCGATGCCGCTCGAAGAGGAATCCCGATGA
- a CDS encoding GvpL/GvpF family gas vesicle protein produces MVWLIYAVLKPRRAIALPPGVDGARLDIVDGAHLCTVVSEHRQAPSATVPAALAFGQAVTALFRHGAIVPMRFPTCLDDKQAVRAWLDDECDTYGALLQRIDGCVEMGLRFQFADEPRAQSRPHAGGPGHAYLAARAAPSAVALSQGERIAATLRGLYRDWRFDGRVEGFASLSFLVRQTALDGFLARCRQTARRTALPIYVSGPWPPYSFAADERSSAPGCMASSGRRVALGLDSRVKI; encoded by the coding sequence ATGGTCTGGCTGATCTACGCCGTGCTGAAGCCGAGGCGCGCCATCGCGTTGCCGCCCGGCGTGGACGGCGCGCGGCTCGATATCGTGGACGGCGCGCACCTCTGCACCGTCGTCTCGGAACATCGTCAGGCGCCGTCGGCGACGGTACCGGCGGCGCTCGCCTTCGGCCAGGCGGTGACCGCGCTGTTCCGGCACGGCGCCATCGTGCCGATGCGCTTTCCCACCTGTCTCGACGACAAGCAAGCCGTGCGCGCGTGGCTGGACGACGAATGCGACACGTATGGTGCGCTGCTGCAGCGGATCGACGGCTGCGTCGAAATGGGGCTGCGATTCCAATTCGCCGACGAACCGCGTGCGCAGTCGCGGCCGCACGCAGGCGGTCCCGGCCATGCCTACCTCGCCGCTCGCGCGGCGCCGAGCGCCGTCGCGCTGTCGCAGGGGGAACGCATCGCGGCGACGCTTCGCGGCCTGTATCGCGACTGGCGGTTCGACGGGCGGGTGGAAGGCTTCGCTAGCCTGAGCTTTCTCGTCCGGCAAACCGCGCTCGACGGCTTCCTCGCCCGATGCCGGCAAACGGCGCGCCGGACCGCCTTGCCGATCTACGTGTCGGGGCCGTGGCCGCCGTACAGTTTCGCCGCGGACGAGCGCTCATCGGCGCCGGGTTGCATGGCATCCTCCGGCCGACGAGTCGCACTCGGCCTCGACAGCCGCGTCAAGATCTGA
- a CDS encoding CDC48 family AAA ATPase: protein MDKAEQTGLQLRVTEGNARDVGRALARMGPEDLELLAAAVGDLVEVRGKRTTVCKAMLAHKELRAQSRVQLDGVVRGNAGAGIDELVTLKKVTARPANLVQLAPINAAPAPSDLDYIAGLLDGLPVIEGDRIRATLFGSRSADFKVTSCTPRGPVLIGPNTELSIGRPAKGEPAVAAPTLSYEDIGGLKPQLMRIREMIELPLRYPEVFERLGVDAPKGVLLYGPPGCGKTLIARAIAHECDATFFAVSGPEVIHKFYGESEAHLRKIFEEAARKAPAIVFLDEVDAIAPKRETVVGEVEKRVVAQLLALMDGLNGRQQVIVIAATNLPNALDPALRRPGRFDREIAIPIPDRNGRLEVLEIHSRGMPLAADVELEHLADITHGFVGADLEALCKEAAMLCLRRLLSELDLGLRSISLEQLDRLIVNMDDFLFALAEIDPSAIREVFVEIPDVRWEDVGGLGNTKAQLIEALEWPLKYPELLTRAGAKPSKGILLVGPPGCGKTWLAKAAANECGVNFIPVKGPELMSKYIGESEKGVRDVFRKARHAAPCLLFFDEIDALAPRRGEGASGAHVPERLLSQFLAEFDGIEDLKGVMVLAATNRIDMLDPAVLRPGRFDEIIEIALPDPAARREIFDVHLRRKPLATDVASEHLAEESGGFSAAEIASVCRRAALSAVRRAVAAGIADPALVQLSGADLDDAIQEARQRRKQTQ, encoded by the coding sequence ATGGACAAAGCTGAACAGACCGGGCTCCAGTTGCGGGTGACCGAAGGGAACGCCCGCGACGTCGGCCGGGCGCTCGCCCGCATGGGGCCGGAGGATCTCGAACTGCTGGCCGCGGCGGTAGGCGATCTGGTCGAAGTGCGCGGCAAGCGCACCACCGTATGCAAGGCCATGCTCGCGCACAAGGAGTTGCGCGCCCAGTCGCGGGTGCAGCTGGACGGCGTCGTGCGCGGCAACGCCGGCGCCGGCATCGACGAGCTCGTCACGCTGAAGAAAGTGACCGCGCGTCCGGCAAACCTGGTGCAGTTGGCGCCCATCAACGCCGCTCCCGCGCCGAGCGACCTCGACTACATCGCGGGATTGCTCGACGGCCTGCCGGTGATCGAGGGCGACCGCATCCGCGCGACGCTGTTCGGCAGCCGCAGCGCGGATTTCAAGGTGACGAGCTGCACGCCGCGCGGACCGGTGCTGATCGGCCCGAACACCGAGCTGTCGATCGGACGGCCCGCGAAAGGCGAACCCGCGGTGGCCGCCCCGACCCTGTCGTACGAAGACATCGGCGGCCTCAAGCCGCAATTGATGCGCATCCGCGAAATGATCGAGCTGCCGCTGCGCTATCCCGAAGTCTTCGAACGGCTCGGCGTCGACGCGCCCAAAGGGGTGTTGCTGTACGGCCCGCCGGGCTGCGGCAAGACCCTGATCGCGCGGGCCATCGCCCATGAGTGCGACGCGACCTTCTTCGCGGTGTCCGGCCCCGAGGTGATACACAAGTTCTACGGCGAATCGGAAGCGCACCTGCGCAAGATTTTCGAGGAAGCCGCGCGCAAGGCGCCCGCCATCGTCTTCCTGGACGAAGTGGATGCGATCGCGCCCAAGCGCGAAACCGTCGTCGGCGAGGTGGAAAAGCGCGTGGTCGCGCAACTGCTGGCGTTGATGGACGGCCTCAACGGCCGTCAGCAGGTCATCGTGATCGCCGCCACCAATCTGCCCAACGCGCTCGATCCGGCGTTGCGCCGGCCGGGCCGCTTCGATCGCGAGATCGCGATCCCGATCCCCGATCGCAACGGCCGTCTCGAAGTGCTCGAAATCCACAGTCGCGGCATGCCGCTCGCGGCCGACGTCGAGCTGGAACATCTCGCCGACATTACTCACGGTTTCGTCGGCGCGGATCTCGAGGCGCTGTGCAAGGAGGCGGCCATGCTCTGCCTGCGCCGCCTGCTGTCGGAACTCGATCTCGGCCTGCGCTCGATTTCCCTCGAGCAGCTCGATCGCCTCATCGTGAACATGGACGACTTCCTGTTCGCGCTGGCCGAGATCGATCCATCGGCCATCCGCGAGGTCTTCGTCGAAATTCCCGACGTGCGCTGGGAAGACGTCGGCGGCCTCGGCAATACGAAGGCGCAGTTGATCGAAGCGCTGGAGTGGCCGCTCAAGTATCCGGAGCTGCTGACGCGTGCGGGCGCCAAGCCGTCCAAGGGAATCCTGCTCGTCGGCCCGCCCGGTTGCGGCAAGACCTGGCTCGCGAAGGCCGCGGCCAACGAGTGCGGCGTCAATTTCATCCCGGTCAAGGGTCCCGAGCTGATGTCGAAGTACATCGGCGAATCCGAAAAAGGCGTGCGCGACGTGTTCCGCAAGGCGCGGCATGCGGCGCCCTGCCTGCTGTTTTTCGACGAAATCGACGCGCTCGCGCCCCGGCGCGGCGAAGGCGCGTCCGGCGCGCACGTGCCGGAACGCCTGCTGTCGCAATTTCTGGCCGAATTCGACGGCATCGAGGATCTGAAAGGCGTGATGGTGCTCGCCGCCACGAATCGCATCGACATGCTCGATCCTGCCGTGTTGCGTCCCGGCCGTTTCGACGAGATCATCGAAATCGCGTTGCCCGACCCGGCCGCCCGCCGCGAGATCTTCGACGTGCATCTGCGCCGCAAGCCGCTCGCGACCGACGTGGCGAGCGAACACCTGGCGGAGGAAAGCGGCGGGTTCTCGGCCGCCGAGATCGCGTCGGTGTGCCGCCGCGCGGCGCTCTCCGCTGTGCGCCGCGCAGTCGCCGCGGGCATCGCCGATCCGGCGCTGGTGCAACTGAGCGGCGCAGACCTGGACGACGCGATCCAGGAGGCCCGGCAGCGGCGCAAGCAAACGCAATGA
- a CDS encoding gas vesicle protein GvpG: MFILDNLLAAPIKGMFWIFEEIAQAAEEETIADIEMTKAALIDLYRELESGQIDEAAFEAREQALLDHLDSLETS; encoded by the coding sequence ATGTTCATTCTCGATAACCTGCTGGCCGCGCCGATCAAGGGCATGTTCTGGATCTTCGAAGAGATCGCGCAGGCCGCCGAGGAAGAGACGATCGCCGACATCGAGATGACCAAGGCGGCGCTCATCGATCTTTATCGCGAACTCGAATCCGGCCAGATCGACGAGGCTGCGTTCGAAGCGCGCGAACAGGCGCTGCTCGATCATCTGGACAGCCTGGAAACGTCGTGA
- a CDS encoding GvpL/GvpF family gas vesicle protein: protein MNDALYLFCFARAASLDPALAARPPDEPRLQLLREGNLGAVLCDASRSEFAGADAERRLADPAWIAGRVATHAAVIEWAMRYSPVFPAQFGTLFSSANRVAALMRSCHPRIGGVLDHVEGKTEWAVKGWLDRPAATDSRAASLRADELEPASRSAGVRYLRERQLLARASQNLRRWLEQSVPQVSARLQRHAVEMRSRPWRTSDAPNEIVANWAFLVRNRDVPAFRRQADAINAELATQGLRFDLSGPWPPYSFCVPLAEEATWSG, encoded by the coding sequence ATGAACGACGCCCTCTATCTGTTTTGCTTCGCGCGCGCCGCCAGTCTCGACCCGGCATTGGCCGCGAGACCGCCCGATGAGCCGCGGCTGCAACTGTTGCGCGAAGGGAATCTGGGCGCGGTGCTGTGCGACGCGTCGCGCAGCGAGTTCGCCGGAGCCGACGCCGAGCGGCGGCTCGCGGACCCTGCCTGGATCGCCGGTCGAGTGGCGACCCACGCCGCGGTGATCGAGTGGGCGATGCGCTATTCGCCCGTCTTTCCGGCCCAGTTCGGCACCTTGTTTTCCAGCGCCAACCGGGTCGCCGCGTTGATGCGAAGCTGTCACCCGCGCATCGGCGGCGTCCTCGATCATGTCGAGGGCAAGACGGAGTGGGCTGTCAAAGGCTGGCTCGATCGACCGGCAGCCACCGACTCGCGGGCCGCGTCGCTCCGCGCCGACGAGCTGGAACCCGCGTCACGCTCGGCCGGCGTCCGTTATCTGCGCGAGCGGCAGCTTCTGGCGCGGGCCAGCCAGAATCTGCGCCGCTGGCTCGAGCAGAGCGTGCCGCAAGTCTCGGCGCGATTGCAGCGCCACGCGGTGGAGATGCGTAGCCGGCCGTGGCGGACATCGGATGCGCCGAACGAAATCGTGGCGAACTGGGCGTTCCTCGTGCGAAACCGCGACGTCCCGGCATTTCGCCGACAGGCGGACGCCATCAACGCCGAGCTCGCCACGCAGGGATTGCGCTTCGACCTCTCCGGGCCATGGCCGCCGTACAGCTTTTGCGTCCCGCTCGCCGAAGAAGCAACATGGTCTGGCTGA
- the gvpA gene encoding gas vesicle structural protein GvpA → MAKVQKSTDSSSLAEVVDRILDKGIVIDVWAKVSLVGIELLSIEARVVIASVETYLKYAEAIGLTATAAAPAA, encoded by the coding sequence ATGGCCAAAGTGCAAAAATCGACCGACTCTTCGAGCCTGGCCGAAGTTGTCGATCGCATCCTCGACAAGGGCATCGTCATCGACGTGTGGGCAAAGGTGTCGCTTGTCGGCATTGAGCTGCTCTCGATCGAGGCCCGCGTCGTCATCGCGTCGGTCGAAACCTATCTCAAGTATGCCGAAGCAATCGGCTTGACCGCGACTGCCGCAGCGCCAGCAGCGTGA
- the gvpN gene encoding gas vesicle protein GvpN, whose product MTDLAPPPELVAAARGVNSDGAARDRVRLEASAEFVQTPAVRNLTERALTYLGAGYGVHLAGPSGTGKTTLAFHIAAQLGRQVVLMHGDDELGSADLVGRGAGYRRSRVVDNFIHSVVKTEEEMTTTWIDNRLTTACQHGLTLIYDEFNRSRPEANNALLPVLSEGILNLPNRMTGAGYLTVHPGFRAIFTSNPEEYVGVHKTQNALMGRLITIQVGHYDRETEVEIVWARSEIERVDAERIVDLTRRLRDTGGDGHHPSIRAAIALARALAYRGGDATRDNPGYVWACRDILGVDLEQEAQPARQAGRRTKARR is encoded by the coding sequence ATGACCGATCTCGCCCCACCGCCGGAACTGGTTGCAGCGGCGCGCGGCGTGAATAGCGACGGCGCCGCCCGGGACAGGGTGCGGTTGGAAGCGAGTGCCGAATTCGTGCAGACGCCCGCCGTTCGCAATCTCACCGAACGTGCGCTGACCTATCTCGGCGCCGGCTACGGGGTGCATCTTGCGGGGCCGTCGGGCACCGGCAAGACCACGCTCGCATTCCACATCGCCGCTCAGCTCGGTCGGCAAGTCGTGCTGATGCATGGCGACGACGAACTCGGCAGCGCCGATCTCGTCGGTCGCGGCGCCGGATATCGCCGCTCGCGGGTGGTCGACAACTTCATCCATTCGGTGGTCAAGACCGAGGAGGAAATGACCACGACCTGGATCGACAATCGCCTGACGACGGCCTGCCAGCACGGCCTCACGCTCATCTACGACGAATTCAACCGATCCCGGCCGGAAGCGAACAACGCGCTGCTGCCGGTATTGTCGGAAGGCATCCTGAACTTGCCCAATCGCATGACGGGCGCCGGCTATCTGACGGTGCATCCCGGCTTTCGCGCGATCTTCACGTCGAATCCGGAAGAGTACGTGGGCGTGCACAAGACGCAGAACGCGTTGATGGGCCGGCTGATCACGATTCAAGTGGGGCACTACGACCGCGAGACGGAGGTCGAGATCGTCTGGGCCCGATCCGAAATCGAGCGCGTCGACGCCGAGCGGATCGTCGATCTCACCCGCCGGCTGCGCGACACCGGCGGCGACGGCCACCATCCCAGCATCCGGGCGGCCATCGCGCTCGCTCGCGCGCTCGCCTATCGCGGCGGCGATGCGACGCGCGACAACCCCGGCTACGTATGGGCCTGCAGAGACATCCTCGGGGTGGATCTGGAGCAGGAGGCGCAGCCGGCCCGTCAAGCAGGCCGGCGCACGAAAGCGCGGAGATGA
- a CDS encoding Hsp20/alpha crystallin family protein translates to MKTKRDGAKEAASGFEGIMSGIVNLVEKLNELAQTGNELQLLKEHTTDAGIRGVYGINIKVGLGQDKDRVSVEPFGNIRKDKSGHAVVQEVIEPIVDVFEETDHTLVVAEMPGVSLEDVRLDVQDDVLTIVAEHRPKKYIKEVLLPRPYTRDQMQFGCNNGILEIKCTD, encoded by the coding sequence ATGAAGACCAAGCGTGACGGAGCGAAAGAAGCCGCCAGTGGCTTCGAAGGCATCATGTCGGGCATCGTGAACCTGGTGGAGAAACTCAACGAACTGGCTCAGACCGGCAATGAACTTCAGCTGCTGAAAGAGCATACGACCGATGCGGGTATCCGGGGCGTCTACGGCATCAACATCAAGGTCGGTTTGGGGCAGGACAAGGATAGGGTCTCGGTCGAGCCGTTCGGCAACATCCGCAAGGACAAGTCCGGCCACGCGGTGGTGCAGGAAGTGATCGAACCGATCGTGGACGTGTTCGAAGAGACCGACCATACGCTCGTGGTGGCGGAAATGCCGGGCGTGAGCCTGGAAGACGTGAGGCTCGACGTCCAGGACGACGTGCTCACGATCGTCGCGGAGCACCGGCCCAAGAAATACATCAAGGAAGTGCTGCTGCCTCGCCCGTATACGCGCGACCAGATGCAATTCGGCTGCAACAACGGGATTCTCGAAATCAAGTGCACGGACTGA
- a CDS encoding gas vesicle protein has product MSQPRIASPQHSVSSTTVADLLERVLDKGVVITGDIRINLVDVELLTIRIRLLICSVDKAKELGIDWWNADSFFLGPDKARSALPARAAAVDVAAGSAVHVDAGGP; this is encoded by the coding sequence ATGAGCCAGCCACGCATCGCTTCGCCCCAGCACAGCGTCTCCAGCACGACCGTGGCCGATCTCCTCGAGCGTGTGCTCGACAAGGGCGTCGTCATCACCGGCGATATCCGGATCAACCTGGTCGACGTCGAGCTTCTGACGATCCGCATCCGGCTCTTGATCTGCTCCGTCGATAAGGCGAAGGAACTCGGCATCGATTGGTGGAACGCCGATTCGTTCTTTCTGGGGCCGGACAAAGCCCGATCCGCGCTGCCGGCCCGGGCGGCCGCCGTCGATGTCGCGGCGGGCTCCGCCGTTCACGTCGACGCGGGCGGCCCGTGA
- a CDS encoding gas vesicle protein K — MNGPHAAAVTTAAALAAALEQALAQQQAPPPRATPRVDVTAASAGNGLAKLVLALIKLLHELLERQALRRIDAGSLNDDEIERLGLALMRQAEEIERLAGQFGFTGADLNLDLGPLGRLF, encoded by the coding sequence ATGAATGGGCCGCACGCGGCTGCCGTAACGACCGCCGCCGCACTCGCCGCCGCGCTGGAACAGGCGCTGGCTCAGCAACAGGCGCCGCCGCCGCGCGCGACGCCACGCGTCGACGTCACGGCCGCCTCTGCGGGCAACGGCCTCGCGAAGCTCGTTCTGGCGCTGATCAAGCTGTTGCACGAACTGCTGGAACGGCAGGCGTTGCGGCGAATCGACGCCGGCAGCCTGAACGACGACGAAATCGAGCGGCTGGGGCTCGCGCTGATGCGGCAGGCCGAGGAGATCGAGCGGCTCGCCGGGCAGTTCGGTTTCACCGGCGCCGATCTCAATCTCGATCTCGGCCCGCTCGGCCGTCTTTTTTGA
- a CDS encoding GvpL/GvpF family gas vesicle protein: MTSHSGARYLYAVKHAREVPASLPSGIGGTAVYALTDGDVAAIVSDTGLAKVRPERRHLLAHHTVIQSLAAEGTVLPVAFGTIATSEIALRRMLKKHRTMLGSELARLADHVEMSVRLNWDVPDVFRYLIDVRPDLKAARDAMLARGGAVTRDDKIELGSRFERVLNEERARHAALVDEALDACCKETRHDPPRSETEILRLTCLVRNADLGRFESGVAAASQKLDDALVLKYSGPCPPHHFVNLNMSL, translated from the coding sequence ATGACCAGCCATAGCGGCGCGCGCTATCTGTACGCCGTCAAGCATGCGCGAGAGGTGCCGGCCAGCCTTCCGTCGGGCATCGGCGGAACGGCCGTCTACGCGTTGACCGACGGCGACGTCGCGGCGATCGTCAGCGACACGGGTCTCGCGAAAGTCCGTCCCGAGCGGCGCCATCTGCTCGCGCATCACACGGTCATCCAGAGCCTCGCGGCCGAGGGCACCGTGCTGCCGGTGGCGTTCGGCACGATCGCCACCAGCGAAATCGCGCTGCGCAGGATGCTCAAGAAGCACCGGACCATGCTCGGCAGCGAACTCGCGCGGCTCGCGGACCACGTGGAAATGAGCGTGCGACTGAACTGGGACGTGCCCGACGTCTTTCGCTATCTGATCGACGTCCGCCCCGATCTCAAGGCTGCGCGCGACGCCATGCTGGCGCGCGGCGGCGCGGTCACGCGCGACGACAAGATCGAGTTGGGCAGCCGCTTCGAACGCGTGCTGAACGAAGAGCGGGCGCGTCACGCGGCATTGGTGGACGAGGCGCTCGACGCGTGTTGCAAGGAGACCCGGCACGACCCGCCGCGCAGCGAGACGGAAATCCTGCGCTTGACCTGCCTCGTGCGAAACGCCGACCTCGGCCGATTCGAGTCGGGCGTGGCCGCCGCGTCGCAGAAACTCGACGATGCGCTCGTGCTGAAATACAGCGGGCCGTGTCCGCCTCATCATTTCGTCAATCTCAACATGAGTCTCTGA
- a CDS encoding GNAT family N-acetyltransferase yields MTDSIIDTAPHDARAKPLIDALVDEYATRYHAYRPDSRASAEAELARYSAELFTPPEGAFILLIRDGETIGGGAFKRYDAQTAELKRIWTRADLRRQGLARRVVRELELRAARQGYRRVYLTTGFRQPEAWALYLDAGYAALFDRDVDPEIYVHLPFGKDLIGPARVGTLDDLRAPVPAAPVE; encoded by the coding sequence ATGACCGACAGCATTATCGACACCGCGCCGCACGACGCGCGCGCGAAGCCTCTGATCGACGCGCTGGTCGACGAATACGCGACGCGCTATCACGCGTACCGGCCCGACAGCCGCGCGTCGGCGGAAGCGGAGCTCGCGCGCTATTCGGCCGAGCTGTTCACGCCGCCCGAAGGCGCGTTCATCCTGCTGATCCGCGACGGCGAGACGATCGGCGGCGGGGCCTTCAAGCGATACGACGCGCAAACGGCGGAGCTCAAGCGGATCTGGACGCGCGCCGATTTGCGACGCCAGGGGCTCGCGCGGCGCGTGGTCCGCGAACTCGAGCTGCGCGCCGCGCGGCAGGGTTATCGGCGCGTCTATCTGACGACGGGATTCCGGCAGCCGGAAGCGTGGGCGCTGTATCTCGACGCCGGCTATGCCGCGCTATTCGATCGCGACGTCGATCCGGAGATCTACGTGCATTTGCCGTTCGGCAAGGATCTGATCGGGCCCGCCCGCGTCGGCACGCTCGACGACCTGCGCGCGCCCGTGCCGGCCGCGCCGGTCGAATGA